The following are encoded together in the Legionellales bacterium genome:
- a CDS encoding cadherin repeat domain-containing protein yields MSQLLTINNQAIEIDQNKKLEITSGSSIVLPEGASVSHILRAGNDLMIRMNSDYYVTIKNAFITPEINITIHNEKYSTHQLNELLDFSFTGKFNSEQLQTFHAAAESEIDFFQPIKIDTSANRYSTNFGDLILINQTSSHTNRVTIKNYFTRLQSYTDQKEEQEYFNDKFAEKIKVQDESSQSEKNAESSNSSMQNSLVTDNENFIFNQNTPAKKSLAENVIIEPEDKEQSFDKLNTAESSTLKSTAPAAIDIQTILNNNSPLPPATPVNPFQVTNLTLSQDSFAENLAAGTRVANLGFSGTAGSGITYSLVNGIGATHNNDFTIVGNELRTKVAFDYESLNNLSIRVKLTNSNGQSYEKALGLSVTNVNEAATSITLDHNQINENSAIGTVVGRFSNNDPDSANTFSYSLVHGAGSTDNNAFQIVGNELRSHSPLNYEVKNNYSIRVLVSDGLGGNYEQIITVHVNDVNEAMTDINLSANHLNENNNSGNVIGIFSNNDPDTSDTFVYSLVAGAGATDNSAFQIVGNQLRSNQSFNYEAKNSYSIRVQVNDNDGHSYQKIMTIHINDVNEAATDLALSHDAIAENASIGSTIGTFSNNDPDSGNTFIYTLVAGAGGADNASFSIVNNQLVTNANYDYGVKNSYSIRVEVDDQLGGKYQEIFTIHITDENSAPILDNSDDLILSTINENQTSNTGNLISDILSSDGGNPISDTDIGDLEGIAIYNLNSSNGTWEYSTDNGSNWNAVGAVDANNALLLRATDKIRFIPDGENSDTANFNFYAWDQTSGTAGNKVDVTTRGTTTAFSTA; encoded by the coding sequence ATGTCGCAATTATTAACCATCAATAATCAAGCTATTGAAATTGACCAAAACAAAAAGTTAGAAATTACTAGCGGTAGCTCTATTGTTTTGCCTGAAGGGGCAAGCGTGAGTCATATTTTGCGCGCTGGCAATGATTTAATGATTAGGATGAACAGTGATTATTACGTAACAATTAAAAATGCTTTTATTACCCCGGAAATTAATATCACTATCCACAATGAAAAATATTCTACTCATCAATTAAATGAACTTTTAGATTTTAGTTTTACCGGAAAATTCAATTCAGAGCAACTCCAAACGTTTCATGCGGCAGCAGAAAGTGAAATCGATTTTTTTCAACCGATAAAAATAGATACTTCAGCCAATCGCTATTCGACTAATTTTGGCGATTTAATTTTAATTAATCAAACCTCGAGTCATACTAATCGTGTGACGATTAAAAATTATTTTACACGACTTCAAAGTTATACCGATCAAAAAGAAGAGCAGGAATATTTTAACGATAAGTTTGCGGAAAAAATTAAAGTCCAAGATGAGAGCAGTCAAAGCGAAAAAAATGCAGAGAGCTCAAACTCCTCGATGCAAAATAGCTTAGTAACAGACAATGAAAATTTTATATTTAACCAAAACACACCCGCGAAAAAAAGTTTAGCAGAAAACGTGATTATCGAACCAGAAGATAAGGAACAGAGTTTTGATAAATTAAACACAGCAGAGAGTAGCACACTCAAATCCACAGCTCCTGCTGCAATCGATATCCAAACCATCTTAAATAATAATTCACCACTTCCACCAGCAACGCCAGTAAATCCCTTTCAAGTCACTAATCTTACCTTATCGCAAGATTCATTTGCTGAAAACTTAGCTGCAGGCACTCGCGTTGCCAATTTAGGATTTAGTGGCACGGCAGGCAGTGGAATAACCTATTCGTTAGTTAATGGAATAGGCGCTACTCATAATAATGATTTTACAATAGTGGGTAATGAATTAAGAACCAAAGTTGCATTTGATTATGAAAGCTTAAATAATTTAAGTATTCGTGTAAAGTTAACCAATAGTAATGGTCAAAGTTATGAAAAAGCATTAGGGTTAAGTGTTACTAATGTAAATGAAGCGGCAACCTCGATTACTTTAGATCATAATCAAATTAATGAAAATAGCGCAATAGGCACAGTGGTTGGACGGTTTAGTAATAACGATCCGGATTCTGCCAATACCTTTTCTTATAGCTTAGTACACGGTGCAGGCTCCACTGATAATAACGCATTTCAAATTGTCGGTAATGAACTTAGAAGCCATAGTCCTTTAAATTATGAAGTAAAAAATAATTACAGTATTCGAGTTTTAGTAAGTGATGGATTAGGTGGAAATTATGAACAAATAATCACGGTGCACGTCAATGATGTAAATGAAGCAATGACTGATATAAATTTATCAGCCAATCATCTCAATGAGAATAATAATAGTGGAAATGTCATTGGAATTTTTTCTAATAATGATCCCGATACGTCTGATACGTTTGTTTATAGTTTAGTAGCAGGTGCGGGTGCTACCGATAATAGTGCATTTCAAATTGTCGGTAATCAATTACGTAGCAATCAGTCATTTAATTATGAAGCGAAAAATAGTTACAGTATTCGCGTGCAAGTGAATGATAATGATGGACATAGTTACCAAAAAATAATGACGATTCATATTAATGATGTGAATGAAGCCGCCACCGATCTTGCATTAAGTCATGATGCAATAGCTGAAAATGCCAGCATCGGAAGTACGATAGGAACATTTTCTAATAATGATCCGGATAGTGGGAATACCTTTATTTATACGCTTGTAGCAGGCGCCGGTGGAGCCGATAATGCATCATTTTCTATTGTGAATAATCAGTTAGTGACAAATGCCAATTATGATTATGGTGTGAAAAATAGTTATAGTATTCGTGTTGAAGTGGATGATCAGCTTGGTGGAAAATATCAAGAAATTTTTACTATCCATATAACGGATGAGAATTCGGCACCGATACTCGATAATTCAGACGATTTAATTCTATCTACGATTAATGAAAATCAAACGAGTAATACGGGGAATTTAATTTCAGACATATTAAGTTCCGATGGTGGCAATCCTATTTCAGATACCGATATCGGCGATCTTGAAGGTATTGCGATTTATAATTTAAATTCGAGTAATGGCACTTGGGAATATTCAACCGATAATGGATCGAACTGGAATGCGGTGGGTGCGGTTGATGCCAATAACGCGTTATTATTACGCGCGACGGATAAAATTCGTTTTATTCCAGACGGCGAAAATTCCGATACGGCAAATTTCAATTTTTACGCATGGGATCAAACATCGGGAACGGCTGGAAATAAAGTTGATGTGACCACCCGCGGAACAACAACGGCATTTAGCACGGCG
- the birA gene encoding bifunctional biotin--[acetyl-CoA-carboxylase] ligase/biotin operon repressor BirA, translated as MKQLQRILAILADGNFHSGEEIGQRLQMSRSAIWKTLKACEDEMGFELHTVRGRGYRIPGGLDLLDAEHIRRHLNPTVYKLIPRLDIFEAIDSTNRYLLNYDHAENGHVCLAEQQFAGRGRQGRSWASPYATNIYLSLLWLVNDGPGRLSGLSLVTGIAVIKALQRYGIPGLKLKWPNDIVYQGAKLGGILVEIAGDLAGRCRVIIGIGINTAMPAAVGKKIDQPWIDTTTILNKMPQRNVLTALLLEELFTILPQFCEWGLSAYIPEWQKLDLTYGKEIIVQTPAKTLQGKGQGIDQHGNLLLQTPETLHTLFSGEVSVRPIYETSH; from the coding sequence ATGAAACAATTACAACGGATTTTAGCAATTTTAGCAGATGGAAATTTCCATTCGGGAGAAGAAATAGGACAACGGTTGCAAATGAGCCGCAGTGCTATCTGGAAAACGCTCAAAGCCTGTGAAGATGAAATGGGATTTGAACTTCATACGGTGCGTGGGCGAGGATATCGCATTCCAGGGGGACTTGATTTATTAGATGCCGAACACATTCGCCGTCATCTCAATCCCACGGTTTATAAATTAATTCCACGCCTTGATATTTTTGAAGCCATCGATTCCACCAATCGTTATTTATTAAACTACGATCACGCGGAAAATGGCCACGTGTGTTTGGCAGAGCAACAATTTGCCGGACGTGGTCGACAAGGTCGCAGTTGGGCATCCCCCTATGCCACGAATATTTATTTATCGTTATTATGGTTAGTAAACGATGGTCCTGGTCGTTTATCGGGCTTAAGTTTAGTCACGGGAATTGCCGTGATTAAAGCATTGCAACGTTATGGCATTCCAGGACTTAAATTAAAATGGCCGAATGATATTGTGTATCAAGGAGCAAAGCTTGGAGGTATTTTAGTAGAAATTGCGGGTGATCTAGCGGGGCGATGTCGCGTGATTATTGGAATAGGAATTAATACTGCAATGCCTGCAGCTGTCGGCAAAAAAATTGATCAACCCTGGATTGATACCACCACCATTTTAAATAAAATGCCACAACGCAATGTATTAACCGCATTATTATTAGAAGAACTTTTCACTATTTTGCCACAATTTTGTGAATGGGGTTTATCGGCTTATATCCCCGAATGGCAAAAACTCGATCTGACTTATGGCAAAGAAATTATCGTGCAAACACCCGCGAAAACATTACAAGGCAAAGGCCAAGGAATTGATCAGCATGGCAATTTATTATTGCAAACTCCTGAAACACTTCACACTCTGTTCAGCGGTGAAGTTAGCGTGAGACCTATTTATGAAACTTCTCATTGA
- a CDS encoding type III pantothenate kinase: MKLLIDIGNTRIKWAQYKEGQLHYGEPQHHQDYSLDHLFNTLWKNIPTPQSIVAANVAGTLVMDRLTAWAQQTWGLPVHFIKSKKKFGNIINAYENAEQLGIDRLLNLVAARFFHPEHCVAIISAGTALTVDVLNKNNQHEGGLIAPGFGILQHTMNQLLPYTEHYQLDCSDLFAKLGRSTPECIQAGVQYMCIGFVNQAISQIQQTYGKETGIYLTGGNAKGLLPYVDPTVCLQPFMTLQGLAVMSDLEQDNNSR, translated from the coding sequence ATGAAACTTCTCATTGATATTGGTAATACTCGAATAAAATGGGCGCAGTATAAAGAGGGTCAATTGCATTATGGTGAACCTCAACATCATCAAGATTATAGCCTCGATCATTTATTTAATACCTTATGGAAAAATATTCCAACCCCACAATCGATTGTAGCAGCGAATGTCGCCGGCACCTTAGTGATGGATCGTTTAACCGCTTGGGCACAACAAACCTGGGGTTTACCTGTTCATTTTATTAAAAGCAAAAAAAAATTCGGTAATATTATCAATGCCTATGAAAACGCAGAACAATTAGGAATTGATCGTTTATTAAATTTAGTTGCCGCACGATTTTTTCATCCCGAGCATTGTGTCGCGATTATTTCTGCTGGCACGGCATTAACTGTAGATGTATTAAATAAAAATAATCAACACGAAGGCGGATTGATTGCCCCTGGTTTTGGCATTTTACAACATACGATGAATCAATTATTACCTTACACCGAACACTATCAACTTGATTGTAGCGATTTATTTGCAAAACTTGGTCGCTCAACGCCAGAGTGTATTCAAGCCGGCGTGCAATACATGTGTATTGGTTTTGTGAATCAAGCCATTTCGCAGATCCAACAGACCTACGGTAAAGAAACAGGAATTTATCTCACGGGTGGTAACGCCAAAGGCCTTTTGCCCTACGTTGATCCCACTGTTTGCTTGCAACCCTTCATGACCTTGCAAGGTTTAGCGGTGATGAGCGATCTCGAACAGGACAATAATTCTCGCTAG
- a CDS encoding tyrosine-type recombinase/integrase translates to MPRKRLMDKHLPERVYRKSGSYYYVSKENKWIKLGSTLPDAMMAWADLIEQPLEYSTMNNLFDRYMLEVAPSKSPKSYQDNIKQIQNLRKAFGHMSPSDITPVYIYKYLDVRGKIAPVAANREKSLLSHIFTMSIRWGAAKDNPCSLVKNLSEKRRKRYVTDEEINGIKKCASAMMGCVIDFAYLTGLRQQDIRLLEKQNLKEEGILVTIKKVANTTGQRILIEWNTVLKKVIETALSLPETKLSKFVFPNSKGKSYTDSGFQTMWHKLMRNALATGYISETFHFHDIRRKTATDLEATLGREEARRLLGHNSQTTTAIYISGISKVVGLTNLPTVAQDE, encoded by the coding sequence ATGCCAAGAAAACGTTTAATGGATAAACATTTACCGGAAAGGGTCTATCGAAAAAGTGGTTCTTATTATTATGTTAGTAAAGAAAACAAATGGATAAAGTTAGGTAGTACATTACCAGATGCTATGATGGCGTGGGCAGATTTAATTGAGCAACCACTTGAATACTCCACAATGAATAATTTATTTGATCGTTATATGTTGGAAGTTGCACCATCAAAATCACCGAAAAGTTACCAAGATAATATAAAACAAATTCAAAATTTGAGAAAAGCATTTGGTCATATGAGCCCTTCTGATATTACCCCAGTGTATATATACAAGTATCTTGATGTGCGTGGAAAAATAGCCCCAGTTGCAGCAAATAGAGAAAAATCGCTGTTATCACACATTTTTACAATGAGTATTCGCTGGGGTGCCGCCAAAGATAATCCATGTTCACTAGTTAAAAATTTATCCGAAAAGCGTAGGAAACGTTATGTTACTGACGAAGAAATAAATGGAATAAAAAAATGCGCATCGGCTATGATGGGTTGTGTCATTGACTTTGCTTATCTTACAGGACTACGACAACAAGATATTCGATTACTTGAAAAACAAAATTTAAAAGAAGAAGGAATTCTTGTTACCATTAAAAAAGTTGCTAATACGACAGGCCAACGTATTTTGATTGAATGGAATACTGTTTTGAAAAAAGTAATTGAGACAGCGTTAAGTTTGCCTGAAACTAAATTAAGTAAATTTGTTTTTCCAAATTCTAAAGGGAAGTCTTATACAGATTCCGGTTTTCAAACAATGTGGCATAAGCTGATGCGAAATGCATTAGCTACTGGCTATATAAGTGAAACATTTCATTTTCATGATATTCGTCGGAAAACGGCAACCGATTTAGAAGCAACGCTGGGTAGAGAAGAGGCAAGACGACTTTTAGGGCATAATAGCCAAACTACTACCGCTATTTATATATCTGGTATATCAAAAGTAGTAGGATTAACTAACTTGCCTACAGTCGCGCAGGATGAATAA
- a CDS encoding DUF4224 domain-containing protein, with product MMFLSKSELQELTGYKYCKKQIEWLRLRGYKHEIGADGKPKVLTAYVTEILGVSNTRNEPYRKRSIPDFDALLN from the coding sequence ATGATGTTTCTATCCAAATCCGAATTGCAAGAACTTACAGGATATAAATATTGTAAAAAGCAGATCGAATGGCTGAGGTTACGTGGTTATAAACATGAAATTGGCGCAGATGGAAAGCCAAAAGTATTAACAGCTTATGTGACAGAAATATTAGGAGTTAGCAATACTCGTAATGAACCCTATCGGAAACGTAGCATACCTGATTTTGATGCGTTATTAAATTAA
- a CDS encoding MFS transporter, whose protein sequence is MLWEMKLKSIGYYLGLACLLSLVPLTTRMYTPCFQNISNDFAVPMVIVQHTLIIFLAISAVIQLWFGRLSFKFGIRQVTLYSLFFYSVSSILAVSAHNIYLFYGARIVQAITAALGVVSYRAIIGANQQNERRKIERFSLISILMSLIILPDYYLAGVITHFYNWHAVFYLMVITGVVALILNSIYLTQMYTLETSKLILPTFQNFILSKNTLEYLLPLTLQYLGFILFITVAPDVMYNQKHWSVLAYATTMLYVGCGFFIGSVITYFITKFFNITSSKLITYGLSLSLIVSCVVFYLAKINQLTFYHFTVAIMFYQIATSFINKATNVKLLSNKNYSINACLSGYLGFSKNLIVAILASCIISRVSFNLNQLGVCLFLIALISYIVHFGARPFTSSYGSVNSLANEKNNGIISQ, encoded by the coding sequence ATGTTATGGGAAATGAAGCTTAAGAGTATAGGATATTATTTAGGCCTTGCTTGTTTATTAAGTCTTGTACCACTTACCACTCGCATGTATACCCCGTGTTTTCAAAACATTAGTAATGATTTTGCTGTGCCCATGGTCATTGTTCAGCACACCTTAATTATCTTCTTAGCCATCAGTGCTGTTATTCAACTTTGGTTTGGCCGTCTATCTTTTAAGTTTGGCATTAGACAAGTTACTTTATACAGCTTATTTTTTTATAGTGTTTCCAGCATTCTAGCAGTAAGCGCTCATAATATTTATTTGTTTTATGGCGCTAGAATCGTGCAAGCAATTACTGCCGCACTAGGCGTTGTTTCTTATCGGGCAATTATCGGTGCAAATCAGCAAAACGAACGTAGAAAAATCGAACGGTTTAGTTTAATCTCTATTTTAATGTCCTTAATTATTTTACCTGATTATTACTTGGCAGGTGTCATCACCCATTTTTACAATTGGCATGCGGTATTTTATTTAATGGTAATCACGGGCGTTGTCGCACTTATCTTAAATTCAATTTATTTAACCCAAATGTATACCCTTGAAACTAGCAAACTCATACTACCAACATTTCAAAACTTTATATTATCCAAAAATACACTAGAATATCTCTTGCCACTAACTCTCCAATATTTAGGGTTTATTTTATTTATTACTGTGGCGCCCGATGTCATGTATAATCAGAAACATTGGTCAGTTTTGGCCTATGCAACAACCATGTTGTATGTGGGTTGTGGTTTTTTTATTGGTTCAGTAATAACCTATTTCATCACAAAATTTTTTAATATAACTTCTTCTAAATTGATTACTTATGGTTTGAGTCTTTCACTAATCGTTTCCTGTGTGGTATTTTATTTAGCTAAAATAAATCAGCTCACATTTTACCATTTTACGGTAGCTATTATGTTTTATCAGATTGCCACCAGTTTTATTAATAAAGCAACGAATGTGAAACTACTGAGCAATAAAAACTATTCAATTAATGCGTGTTTATCAGGTTATCTGGGTTTTTCTAAAAATCTAATCGTAGCTATATTAGCCTCATGTATTATTAGCCGTGTGTCATTTAACTTAAATCAATTAGGCGTTTGTTTATTTTTGATTGCTCTAATCAGTTATATTGTACACTTTGGAGCCAGACCATTTACGTCATCCTATGGATCAGTTAACTCATTAGCAAATGAAAAAAACAATGGTATAATAAGCCAATAA
- a CDS encoding YcaO-like family protein, translating to MHYLSGTFRDNTPQETLQKVYLYLKNFGITRVADITHLDVLGIPTYIAMRPNAKGLSVSQGKGLTKELAKISALMESIERWHAENIQLPAIVGSFKQLKPNYHLLNPTLIANELFDTSHLLYEELIWIPAIEAITKKFIYIPKSAISLDSTQANHLSLKFNASSNGLAAGNTQDEAIFHAICELVERHSYYYWLQAHERNILNLSSIPYSIVTSLIANIQTQGFMLDIFLMPNEFGLPAYVACLYKNDHHDKRVFAGKGAHIDDEIAMIRAITEAAQSRLTVISGARDDLNETYFNLPNTPISLEKNAIPFTQSSPPCSLASFAEVNHELITKIQKHGYEQVILCDLTQHHYNISVTKALIPGLKHVSQRN from the coding sequence ATGCACTATTTATCCGGTACCTTTCGCGATAATACACCACAAGAAACGCTGCAAAAAGTTTATCTGTATCTAAAAAATTTTGGCATCACTCGTGTCGCTGATATAACTCATTTAGATGTTTTAGGCATTCCCACTTATATTGCCATGCGCCCTAATGCAAAAGGTCTTTCAGTATCGCAAGGAAAAGGTTTAACCAAAGAATTAGCAAAAATTTCAGCACTGATGGAATCAATCGAACGCTGGCATGCGGAAAATATTCAACTTCCCGCAATTGTTGGAAGCTTTAAACAACTCAAACCAAATTATCACTTATTAAATCCAACACTGATCGCTAATGAATTATTTGATACTTCGCATTTATTATATGAAGAATTAATTTGGATACCTGCAATTGAAGCAATCACTAAAAAATTTATCTACATTCCCAAGTCAGCTATTTCACTCGATTCAACTCAAGCAAATCATTTATCATTAAAATTTAACGCTAGCTCAAATGGCTTAGCTGCCGGAAACACTCAGGATGAAGCTATTTTTCATGCTATTTGCGAACTTGTTGAACGTCATAGTTATTATTATTGGCTACAAGCGCACGAGAGAAATATCCTTAATCTCTCTTCAATACCCTATTCTATAGTTACATCCTTAATTGCTAATATACAAACCCAAGGTTTCATGCTGGATATTTTCTTAATGCCAAACGAATTTGGATTACCTGCTTATGTTGCTTGTTTATATAAAAATGATCACCATGATAAACGCGTATTTGCAGGTAAAGGTGCGCATATTGACGATGAAATTGCCATGATACGCGCCATCACTGAAGCAGCACAATCTAGGCTCACGGTAATCAGCGGGGCAAGGGACGATTTAAACGAAACCTATTTTAATTTACCCAACACTCCTATTTCTTTAGAAAAAAATGCTATTCCTTTTACTCAGTCATCACCACCATGTTCATTAGCATCATTTGCTGAGGTGAACCATGAATTAATAACTAAAATTCAAAAACACGGTTACGAGCAAGTCATTTTATGTGATTTAACACAACATCATTATAATATTTCGGTTACCAAGGCACTAATTCCTGGTTTAAAACATGTCAGTCAGCGGAATTAA
- a CDS encoding RES family NAD+ phosphorylase, translating into MKNNKFLLCSLCFNDHGLKIEAGKIGIQNKLECSHCKKKEGVKLTLNQIKKLAYLFYVRGSVGYSATDTPIIQMNNLQKFSCELGIDKNQEEDARLIEEKIKMKFFPYAPTLWMVGENDKLNKLKEAKSRIKIFDEIFDKYQTHELLKEDLFYRIRKNPNVPNKSNEYDTPPLDIKKRQYYRFDSKDLPVMYGSPSLHVCIHECRVTIEDELYVAVLQPTQSLRILNLTKIIDEGTQYESLDMAMTLLFLHAGKEYYRILRKIAIEAYKRNFHGILYSSYYTSKHTGNNRLTSISGLPLFIFPEGKHIHEQAQIPNYALFGRPIQEGLIKVNSINRLYLQQIEYNTILGPVFSEKCRES; encoded by the coding sequence ATGAAAAATAATAAATTTTTATTATGCTCTCTTTGTTTCAATGATCATGGTCTAAAAATTGAGGCTGGGAAAATTGGAATTCAAAATAAATTGGAATGTTCTCATTGCAAAAAAAAAGAAGGGGTAAAATTAACTCTTAATCAAATAAAAAAGCTTGCATATCTTTTCTATGTGAGGGGAAGTGTTGGCTATTCTGCTACAGATACTCCTATTATACAAATGAACAATTTACAAAAGTTTTCTTGTGAGCTAGGGATAGATAAAAATCAAGAAGAAGACGCGCGTTTGATTGAGGAGAAAATAAAGATGAAATTTTTTCCTTATGCCCCCACCTTATGGATGGTCGGAGAAAATGATAAACTGAATAAGCTTAAAGAAGCTAAATCTAGAATAAAAATTTTTGATGAAATTTTTGATAAGTATCAAACCCATGAATTATTGAAAGAAGATCTTTTCTATCGAATAAGAAAAAACCCTAATGTACCCAATAAAAGTAATGAATACGATACACCACCACTTGATATTAAAAAGAGGCAATATTATCGATTTGATTCAAAAGATTTGCCAGTCATGTATGGGTCGCCCAGCTTGCATGTATGTATTCATGAATGTCGAGTTACTATTGAAGATGAATTATATGTCGCAGTATTACAACCAACACAAAGCTTGAGAATATTAAATTTGACAAAAATTATAGATGAAGGAACTCAATATGAATCTTTGGATATGGCCATGACTTTATTGTTTTTACATGCTGGAAAGGAATATTATAGAATCCTTAGAAAAATTGCTATCGAGGCTTACAAAAGGAATTTTCATGGAATCTTGTACAGTTCGTACTACACATCAAAGCATACTGGAAATAATAGATTAACGAGTATAAGTGGATTACCTTTATTTATATTTCCTGAAGGTAAACATATTCATGAGCAAGCACAAATTCCAAACTATGCCTTATTTGGTAGGCCAATTCAGGAAGGTCTTATCAAAGTAAATAGTATTAATAGATTATATTTGCAACAAATTGAGTATAATACAATATTAGGTCCAGTTTTCTCTGAAAAATGTCGTGAGAGTTAA
- a CDS encoding LexA family transcriptional regulator: MTELNRHHEQKMEHLKEKIGQRIAQLREARSLTQKEVISKLGKAHTSIISNWEAGTRLPEFSSLVALADIFEVNLSYLLCQDDVMEPQTKVNLIKKIAPVVKLHELNEIGFESPQKLQREISRLGRFPVFPLEQSLSDKTSDTVFAIMIEDESMVPSNKPERITFIPGDIVLIDPTFELSPGVFVLAYAKATREFYFRKYRQVKANNKQHFELIAFNDDWPALDNQEDEIVIVGGFVGLVFRG, from the coding sequence ATGACTGAACTAAATCGACACCATGAACAGAAAATGGAACACTTGAAAGAAAAAATAGGCCAGCGTATTGCTCAGCTACGCGAAGCACGCTCGCTGACGCAAAAGGAAGTGATCAGTAAATTAGGTAAGGCGCATACTTCGATTATCAGTAATTGGGAAGCGGGTACGCGTTTGCCTGAGTTTTCAAGTTTGGTAGCACTAGCCGATATTTTTGAAGTGAATTTATCTTATTTACTTTGCCAAGATGATGTCATGGAACCCCAAACAAAAGTCAATTTAATCAAAAAAATTGCGCCTGTTGTAAAATTGCATGAGTTAAATGAAATTGGTTTTGAATCTCCGCAAAAATTACAGCGTGAAATCTCACGTCTTGGACGTTTTCCAGTTTTTCCGTTAGAGCAATCATTGAGTGATAAAACCAGTGATACTGTCTTTGCTATTATGATTGAAGATGAAAGTATGGTGCCTTCAAATAAGCCAGAGAGAATTACGTTTATTCCTGGTGATATTGTGTTAATTGATCCCACGTTTGAATTATCCCCTGGTGTGTTTGTATTGGCCTATGCAAAAGCCACGCGCGAATTTTATTTTCGCAAATACCGTCAAGTGAAAGCGAATAACAAACAACATTTTGAATTGATCGCTTTTAATGATGACTGGCCTGCTTTGGATAATCAGGAGGATGAGATTGTGATTGTGGGTGGATTTGTGGGGTTGGTTTTTCGGGGTTAA
- a CDS encoding ATP-binding protein translates to MKMIRDYLPKEQRQASITSILRADDDAYRQELRNIQLENNRIIADVPKRFQQANLNLTTQNSANQTKIYRLLKTYSNNFKSCFENGAGLILQGNVGSGKTHAACGLCNELIEKGYTVKFTTAAAFFRAIKSTYRRQIPFSEQQIIDTHARYQLLIIDEIDVGCAGEIALTDFERHCLFDVINRRYENMLPTIVITNSSLPQLKHNLSPRIYDRLLEKSAVLAFDWASLRGTQVKVNEI, encoded by the coding sequence ATGAAAATGATTCGTGATTATTTACCTAAAGAACAACGACAGGCATCAATAACTTCTATCCTACGTGCAGATGATGATGCTTATCGTCAAGAATTAAGAAATATTCAACTTGAAAATAATCGGATTATAGCAGATGTACCGAAGCGCTTTCAGCAAGCAAATTTAAATCTTACAACTCAAAATTCAGCAAACCAAACTAAAATTTATCGTTTATTGAAAACGTATAGTAATAATTTTAAATCTTGCTTTGAAAATGGTGCCGGATTAATTTTACAAGGTAACGTTGGCTCGGGAAAAACACATGCGGCATGCGGGTTATGTAATGAACTAATTGAAAAAGGATATACTGTAAAATTCACCACTGCCGCTGCATTTTTTCGGGCTATCAAATCAACCTATCGCCGTCAAATACCATTCTCTGAACAACAGATTATTGACACTCACGCACGTTATCAATTACTAATTATTGACGAAATTGACGTAGGTTGTGCAGGAGAAATTGCTTTAACCGATTTTGAACGCCATTGCTTATTCGATGTTATTAATCGTCGTTATGAAAATATGTTACCCACTATAGTAATTACAAATTCATCCTTACCACAATTAAAACACAATCTCAGCCCACGAATTTACGATCGCTTATTAGAAAAATCCGCAGTATTAGCTTTTGATTGGGCAAGCTTACGTGGAACACAAGTTAAGGTTAATGAAATCTAA
- a CDS encoding VirB3 family type IV secretion system protein, whose amino-acid sequence MDEQELLISPIYQGMHITAMKAGVPIKTLVILLELWMMIVALMQAVIITTVGALIIYIIIRLAYRADPNWSQVLLKAMKCWQFKNYSIWRCESYGAD is encoded by the coding sequence ATGGATGAGCAAGAATTATTAATTTCTCCTATTTATCAAGGCATGCATATCACCGCAATGAAAGCAGGTGTTCCCATTAAAACACTAGTCATCCTCTTAGAATTATGGATGATGATCGTGGCCTTAATGCAAGCAGTGATTATTACCACGGTTGGTGCTTTAATTATTTATATCATTATTCGTCTTGCCTATCGCGCAGATCCCAATTGGAGCCAAGTTTTACTAAAAGCCATGAAATGCTGGCAATTTAAAAATTATAGTATTTGGAGATGCGAAAGTTATGGCGCGGATTGA